In a single window of the Elaeis guineensis isolate ETL-2024a chromosome 8, EG11, whole genome shotgun sequence genome:
- the LOC105049615 gene encoding uncharacterized protein gives MSSKEKPTLGGTRIKTRKRNITAPLDPSAFADAVVQIYLDNAGDLELVAKSIESSDLNFSRYGDTFFEVVFTGGRTQPGTIKPDEGERHPFSVLDCEPKREAILPSVLYIQKILRRRPFLIKNLENVMRRFLQSLELFEDDGRKKLAIFTALTFSQKLSGLPPETVVQPLLKDNLVAKGLVLSFITDFFKQYLIENSLDDLILLLKRAKMEDNLLDFFPTAKRSSEGFSEHFTKEGLLALVEYNEKKMFEVKLKEMKSALTTQIAEETDVSEVIETVKQQVKDAKLPDIEVVRILWDVLMDAVQWSGKNQQQNANAALRQVKTWAQLLNAFCTNGKLELELMYKVQIQCYEDAKLMKLFPEIIRSLYDLDVLAEDTILHWFRKGANPKGRQTFVKALEPFVNWLEEAEEED, from the exons TGGCACGCGGATCAAGACCCGCAAAAGGAATATAACTGCTCCTTTGGACCCTTCAGCTTTTGCAGATGCAGTGGTCCAGATATATCTGGATAATGCTGGTGATCTG GAACTTGTTGCCAAAAGCATCGAATCTTCAGATCTTAACTTCTCACGATATGGTGacaccttttttgag GTGGTCTTCACTGGAGGCCGTACCCAACCTGGCACAATAAAGCCTGATGAAGGAGAAAGGCACCCCTTTTCTGTTCTAGATTGTGAGCCTAAACGTGAAGCTATCTTGCCGTCTGTTCTCTATATCCAGAAAATCTTGCGGCGGAGGCCCTTTCTTATAAAGAACCTTGAAAATGTTATGCGAAGATTCTTGCAGTCTTTGGAGCTTTTTGAGGATGATGGGAGAAAGAAGCTTGCTATTTTCACCGCCCTTACATTCTCTCAGAAGCTATCGGGGCTTCCACCCGAGACTGTCGTCCAGCCATTGCTCAAGGACAATCTTGTGGCCAAGGGGCTAGTTCTTTCATTCATTACAGATTTCTTCAAGCAATATCTGATTGAAAACAGTCTAGATGATCTTATATTGCTTTTGAAACGAGCTAAAATGGAGGATAATCTCCTTGATTTCTTTCCAACTGCCAAACGCTCTAGTGAAGGATTTTCTGAGCATTTCAC CAAAGAAGGATTATTAGCTCTTGTTGAATACAATGAGAAGAAAATGTTTGAAGTGAAACTAAAGGAAATGAAATCAGCATTGACTACCCAGATCGCAGAAGAGACTGATGTATCTGAAGTTATAGAGACTGTAAAACAACAGGTTAAAGATGCTAAGTTGCCTGATATCGAGGTTGTACGCATTTTGTGGGATGTATTAATGGACGCTGTTCAATGGTCTGGGAAAAACCAGCAGCAAAATGCAAATGCTGCTCTCCGCCAG GTCAAAACGTGGGCCCAGCTTTTGAATGCTTTTTGTACAAATGGGAAGTTGGAACTTGAACTCATGTACAAAGTCCAGATCCAGTGCTATGAGGATGCCAAGCTGATGAAGTTATTTCCTGAAATAATTAGGTCTCTTTATGATCTAGATGTACTTGCTGAGGATACCATTCTTCACTGGTTTCGTAAAGGTGCTAACCCGAAGGGCAG GCAAACTTTTGTAAAAGCCCTGGAGCCCTTTGTAAACTGGCTTGAGGAAGCTGAAGAGGAAGACTGA